Within Malus domestica chromosome 04, GDT2T_hap1, the genomic segment ATGATCTGTTTcttttttatgtatttgcaaTGGATATGCAATTTTCTCGCAACTAATGGGGTTACGCTATTAATTTTGTAGCGTGAACTATTTCAGAATGCATACAACTTGATTTAGTGAAAAGTTTTGGTATACAATATGACTGTGCTGTTATACACATGATTTTCTTTCTCTAGTTTATCAGTGCTTCATATTTAGTTTTCCACGCCTTTGCAGTGTTAAGGGTGTGGACTGTGTTCGGACTGTGTTTTGAAGGTTACCATTGGCTGTGGTAGCGAATCAAGTGATCCGTTGTTCATAGAAAGTGCGAAAAGCACATTTTAGGGTTCACGGAAAAGAACATTCCTTTTGGTGAATATTCAGAAAGATATAGGGAAATTACAATGTGTACTGAGGTCAATGgaatattgaaaaatctaatGGCATTTGCCAATCTGTTAGATGTATTGTCAAAGCTAACCATCTCTCATATGAGCTATGTATGTGCATTAAATTTGACTAGTTTTCTCacatctttcttcatctccattgtttctctcGTAATGCTTTGAATGCAGAATCCCAGGCTAGTTAAACAAAGAACCATTTGGCTCTTGTGTTTCTCTTCACTGTTGCTAGCATGTACCTTGTCAGCTACTTCCTGCAAATGTTGAAGAAAATTACTCACAATAGTCTCCACCTCTTCATCATCAGTACCCAAAGTTGCAAATCCCCTTGGTGGGTTGCCCAATTCGCTATCATGGTAATCACTTTCCGACTTTGTCTCGGATACCTGCAGGGGCTTGATCGAAGTGGCCTCCTCAAGGCATCTTAATGGAGAGTTTATTTTTTCCTTTAGTAGCCCTAGATCTGCATTCATTTGTTGCCGTAGTTCCTCCCAAACACCTCCAAAGTTCTGCTCAACTTGTGCGAGAAACTCCGTTTTATAGGCCACAAAGAGTAATAGATCAGCGATTTTCGATAAAGATCCTAGGACCTGATTGTAACCGGAACCCTTGAAGGGCAAGAACCAGCAATTAGGCTCTGTTTCAGCTTCTTGGATGAACTTTTCTAGTTCCTTGACATGGGATTTTAGCTTCCTCTGCTTATCCCTCAATCCGGTAGAAGCCGGTGCACACAAATTTACTCCTTCGATGGAATCTCGAAGCACCCCCATGCTTTGTGAGAGCTTGTTTTTTGCTAGGGTCGCCGCTCTCATTGGATAAAAGGCGATCTCTACTGTTAGAAAACAAAGCAACCCAATGGAAGCCTCTATGATTCTTGCAATCGCAAATTCACTTGGAGCACCATAGTTGTCCCTACCCAAGATTAGTAGAGCCCCAATGGCTGCTGAGACGCCACCAGCTTGGCCATACATCCTGCTATACCTAAGAAAATGGCAGATAATGATCCAAGGTAAGAGTGGTAAGAGCCTGAATTTCTCAAGTCCgtggaaaataaaaaaccataggATCCCGTAGATCGATCCTAGTGCCGTTCCTTGAACTCGGGCATTTGTAACTGTGAATGTTGCTTGCCTTCCTGTTACAAAGCTGATGGCAATGGTGAGGCCTGACCAGTATCCGTTTTCCTTGTTATACAACAAGCCGAATAACACAGCAAGGCCTAATGCAAGTGAGCACTTGAGAGCAAAAATTAAACTCCTGCGACTCGGGATTATGTTTCTCCAAACCCTTTTGAAGTTCCACAGATGTTGATTTTGTGAATCGCTCGGTTCTTGGTTAGGTTTCCTAGTGTTTCTGGGATTTCGGGCAATGGGCTGATTTTCTAGTAGGAGTTCCATGCAgtacaagaagaagaaagccgGAAGGTCCTCATGGTTTTTGGTGGTGGGTTTTTTGGTCCAAAGGGGCTTGTCGAAGATTTCTCTGTCCGACTCTGGAGCTAATGTTGCATCGGAAGGCAAAGAGTACTTAGCTTGCAGAAGCCTTAGTCTAACATGTGCTTCTGAACTTTGTAAATTGCCTCTTAGCTCTTCATCAATCAGGTTAACAGGATGTGAAGAGCAACTAGATAAAGCTATCTCCATCCCCCTCAGTGGAACCTCCGTTTCTTGCAACCTTTCACCCAAGTCCATGTATTTTGGTTTCAGAAATTTGATATGTGGTCTCTCCCACACCATGGTTTCCTGCttacaaagaaacaaaagcctTTAATTACTGTACTGAACTAATTGGTTCAGCTTAAATTCACCTGCCTATCACAGTTTGACATGTGTAAAAATTCTttcattttgtgtttttgatgaGTTATTTATGTATTTGCGCCAAACTGTAATTTGCAGGAAGAAGCAAAGCAATATCCTTTACGAGTTGACATGAGTTAATAGTAGCTTACCAGATTATTAGTGATGTTATGAAGAAGCTTAGCAGCTTCTTTAGAGAGAGATTGTCCTTGAGAAAGGAGTTCGAGTGCTCCGCTCTTGTCCCGGGAAGCGATGGCCTCGATGAAGCGAGTTAACCTCTGGGATGCATTTCCGGCATACAGCCGCCACGATTTACAGACCTGTGAACGCATTATTTCCAGTTCAGTTTACATAATCTACACATAAAAATTATTCCCTACCATTCGCAGTATGTCTATAGAGTGATCTTAGCTAGGGaatttagaatcattagttcttGCTCTCTCCCAACAAGCTTGTGCTAAACAGAATCTACCGAACCTCAGTGTGGTGTTATATTCGATTTCTACATCTTTAATTAAACAGATCTTTTAGCATATCAAGCGGGAGATATGATCAAAAATGTTAGAACTACGCTATTCTAAACTACTATAATCAACTGACTTAACTTATATTGTACATGCACACAAATATTGGATGCTACATGAATTCTCTTTTTCGTTATTAGtaaagaaaggaaaataaacTTTTGACGTAATCTAATTATAATCTACTTTCTCACTCCTCGTCACCACATGAATTAACCCTAATGACTTTCCTAGATCGTTTTCGATGTTGTTTAAGAGACAATTTGACAAGACCAAAGGCCTTCGATTGGACCACGAATCCCAAACTAGGCAACTGTCATGGACTAAGTCATGCCCTTGATTCCTTTTAATTCATATCTAAGATTCTAAATAATCCCATTTTATATTCTGGGTGCATGTATATTATAATTTCCTTCAATCTGATTGGCCAGGTGTCAAAGCTCTACACTTATACAGTTTAGACATTTGATTAGTAGTTCTTAATGATAAATCTGTATAGGAGCTGTTACGTAATGATGGCTGTATAGTACTTAAGCGCCCTACCATCAAATAAAAGATTATGCGGAACTGTCGGCCAAGGCTATAGACACATTGAACACATCAGTTGTAGGGACCCTTACCACTCCAGTAAGACAGTGGGAACTGGGAATGAACTTTGCTTTGTTCCATCCGCATCTTAATTACTATGATATATTCCTGctgataattttattatttaaaactatGCTACTAAACGCGGGAAATTAGATTTTGTTATTGAATTGTTTGCCAACGTAAGATTCTTAATTGTATTACTAGACTGAAATACGATTCAATGGTCAATTTGTATTTCTTAAATGCAAGCTACTCATATAGACAATCTaacaatacaaatattatatgTATACAGGGAGGACTCAGAAATTTAACTCAGAGGAAGCACCACAAAAACTAGCTTGATTTCTTACAACTTAGTGGATAAAACTTGCCTAATTTTGTcaatgttttctttaaaaaaatttctttacttttttattaataatttaatactcATTCATGTTAACAAAATAGATATGCGGATTGAAAAATGAGTTCAACCGTCATACCTGATAATTTACGACATATGGCCTAAAAAGATTATGTCCCTAGCATTTTCCTTTAGACACAAAAGTGagtaagaaaatgaagaaagaaaGGTGGGAAGTTTAAGAACTCAAAATGTGACAGGGGGCACGCCCCTTGCGACACTGTCTGGTTTAACTAGCAATATAAGTCCGACACTGAAAATATTACTCGTAAACTGCATGTGTAAAGAGTAAAAGAAAGCAAAGCGAAGGGTTAATTACCTCGTAGTAAGATAGCCGAGGATAAGGAAACAAGACGGCCACAACAGAAGCTAGAGCTCCAAGGGCAGTGCTGGATGCAACACCAAGTGGGTGCATGACAACTCCAGTTTGAGCACCGTGAATCACAGTgccaacataaacattcacaaACTGCCCAAATGCAATTCTCTTAGACATCAAGTGCGTGGACTCCGGCAACGCCACCACAAAAGCACTCAGTGCTACTGCCGCTGCCGCTACCCCCACCGAAAAGTTTTTAGGCTCCACCAACCAAAGGGTCAGCACAGAAGACACCAGAACCTGTGCCGTGGCAAAGATCACATGCCAACTGCTTCTCATGACGTCCCCAACCGTTGCGTCCGGGACTATTAGGATTGTGGTGATGTACGAAAAGGACGAGTAGGTTAAGTACTTTTGAAGTTGTGGAGGTCCATAGAGGGTGGTGCAGCCGACTATGATGCATGCCAAAGCCGTGCGTAGGGCGGAGCATAGGCGCATCCGCCACAACGATTGGGTTTGGTGATCTCCCATTGTCGTGGAGACCAACAATTTATGTCACGAATTACTTGTGAAACAAGGAATTAGTGGTGTGAAATGAGATGAAAGGGTTTTTGCCCTTCAAGTGTTGGGAAGCTTGTTGGTTTTGCGTACAACCTGATGAGAGGAAATAAGGGTTGGGAGGAAGGGTAAGTTTAGAGGAGAGGAATTACACATTATATATGCTCTCATGGAGCAACTTGTATTATATTTATACAAGAAGCTTGTCCCAACTCAACATTTAATCTGAggcatattattttatttttgtgggaCTCTTTTTTCATCTTTTTGCTAATGGAGAAAATAAGAGttgtgaaataaataaaagaaatagaCCATCAGATTGATATTATGTTTTTAATGATGGATTAGCCAAAAGGGCCAAGTGagtaaaacacacacacacacactatttGGCATTTGACTTTAAACCTATTTTAATAATTATGAAAtccttgtaaattaattaaaacttaagACTCTTCTTataaatttggttttttttcttttctacttaCATGAAAAATATTGGAAGTATATGTGGGCGTAGACACATCGGCTAGACCAAAAGCCTCTTACATGTACTCAAGTTTGATTCCCCTCCTCCATACCTACTTTCATTTGAGAAgtattaaaattttgatattgAACCTTGTGATATCTTTGTATAGTTTGTTTCTCATTTTTAAGCTACTATTTGGTTAATTGTAGCGTAAATCTGCCATTTAGATTTAAGCTACTAGAATCTTATGTCAATTcggattttgttttttgtcaatTTGTTCTCTAGTTTTTGTAATCATCGATCTTGGAGACTTTGTGATCGTGCCCTTTGTACAAGCCAACTTTTGGGGAActacttatttaatattttttattaatttttaagaaaaaaataatttcaccAGGAATAGGAATATTTTTCATCACAAACGTAAATTTGTTTCCAATCCCTTTAGCGTCGGCACCAGAATACCAAATTTTTTGTCTTTAGAATAAATTCttgtatatttttttggacagtttatttatttatttatttggtcaAATTTTGCTGGACAAGTTAAATACTTTGAGAATTGTTGAAGCTGCTTTGTGTAAAAATGGACAGGAATGTGTGAACCACAAACCAGCATGTAGATTATGAGTAAGTGAACTGTAGTCATTAAGTGACTAATCACCATAATTTAGTCGGCCGACGGCAACTAAGTGACTAATCTTATTCATTAATGATAAGCCTCGATAAAAACCTTATTGGAGCTTTCAACCCAGTCGAAGGGAGGCAAAATAGATAGAGAAATGTTTCTCGCACatcattttctctttttaaaacccttgtaTAAATCTGTCTCTTGGTCctcttttactttttttaaggaaattttatttgaacccatatataATCTCAcactacacccaacttaaattttaaatgtgaattgttttttttttttcaccctactatataattaatattaagTACAAgaagaaattaacaataaaaataaaaattatcaaTAAATACATACCCATTAATCAAACCCTTATTATCTTTCTCTTACtttatattttgattaaaatcctaaaaCGCTctcatagaaaagaaaaaaaatctcttttGACGAATATATCGCTCATAAATTTCTCCTTTTAAGTAAATTTTGTACACATGACTTGGTTTTATCAATATTGGTAGGcttttattaaaaaagaaagggaTGTGCTactcacacacccatttttacttctcacacaccctttgttaatttctgccatttgatcttctttaattcagtcGATCCGACAAGCACAAATTAAGAGGGTGTGtatgaagtaaaaaggggtgtgtggatatcacaccccaaaagaaaaaggtCAGGATGAAAGCCATTCACGATGGTTGTGATGCTGAATTGTCTCTGCGAGTCTTTCCGACCTCCGAAAAGGTGGACTGTAGTGGTGAAGCCACCAGCTGATCCTTTTTTTCTGAAAAGAAAGGCATTCACGAGGAGGTGAAAGCAGGAGAAGCAAGTAACAACAAGCTTCTTCCCTTTTTGAAAACTATGTCTCTCAAAGATGTGCGCTTTGGTCCCAATACTCTTTGCTTCCTAACCTGTTACTGGCCTTCTTCCTAGCCTCGTGGGTTAGTGCGGAAGCATGATTCTCTCAAAGATGCTGTTGCTGTCTCTTACAGTACTTGAGCTTCAAGTCCCTCATCAAATGCGTTCCCCAACCCTATCGACTGTACGGCGGCTTCCGCCTCCGCCGCCACCCCTTTCTTCCCGCTCGTCCGACTTCTCATCCTTCTCTATGTTTTCCTCTCACTTTCCCATCAACAAGCACCTTAACCAGCATGATGGATCGCCAACAGCCATGTATGAGGTTTAAATGTGTATAAAGATAAATTAACAAATTGAATTAGGTTTGTAAGGGTAGTTTaggtaaaaaaaattaggtttaAAGCGATATTGAtggtttaattaaaaataatatagatGTAGAGAGTAAATTAGGTGTAAAGTAAGGTAATATAggttcaataaaaaatttcatttctttaATCTAAAAATCAGAAATAAGCACCCTGTGTGCaggaaaacaacaacaacaacaacaacaacaaagccttttcccactaagtggggtcggctatatgaatcctagaacgccattgcgctcatttgtatcatgtcctccgttagatccaagtactcaagtcttttcttagggtctcttccaaagttttcctaggtcttcctctactccttcggccccgaacctctgtcccgtagtcacattttcgaaccggagcgtcagtaggccttctttgcacatgtccaaaccaccgggaccgattttctctcatctttccttcaattttggctactcctactttacctcggatatcctaattcccaatcttatcctttctcgtgtgcccatacatcccacgaagcatcctcatctccgctacacccattttgtgtacgttgatgcttcaccgcccaacattctgtgccatacaacatcgctggccttattgccatcctataaaattttcccttaagcttcagtggcctacgacggtcacacaacacgccggatgcactcttacacttcatccatccatcttgtattctatggttgagatctccatctaattctccgttctcttgcaagatagatcctaggtagcgaaaacggtcactttttgtgatcttcgctagattgctccagtcattagtgtggataagtatataaatggatagagataggaaagcaaacacaagatgtacgtggttcacccagattggctacgtccacggaatagaggagttctcattaattgtgaagggtttacacaagtacataggttcaagctctcctttagtgagtacaagtgaatgatttagtacaaatgacattaggaaaaattgtgagaatgatctcgtagccacgaaacttataagtaccggagtgtggtatcgtcttgacttgccttatctgtctcataggtagatgtggcatcttctctggaagtactcttcctccatccaggggtggtatctgtaactggtggagatgcacaaggtaatgtatcaatttcacttgaagcttacttgtagtttcatgcttggtcaagcgagatacaaaccatgtagtaggagtcccccaagtcgccgagctgggggatctgctgaaagaggtgacagacaaggtaagcaatcagagctccggctgattgttcacattctccctatcttgcaggcagcatgaaggataaagagaagaaaaatgaggagagatgatatgggatacttttgcttttgaagaagtaactttccacaggcttattcttgaactgggctggagggttttctggtttcctccagagtataaggccgactgaagaatttgatggtcaaaacaagtccatcaaatctagagtacgttcgaccctgctgatatgggatacttttgcttttgatagagtagtggatgtatcggcacgtgtgctgttacgcttgtctccacatgcttccttgtatccttctcacttgccctatctgttcctcaggcagatgcggtatcttccctggaagcataagatgttgaagatgagtactcgagagcaatgccaggtaagtaatcaggtaaggggttccaggcagtcagttcctggctggaagcttgattccaagtgctgactgattgctctctttctccttgtcttgcaggtaagaacaaggccaaaggaaaagacagggaaaaagcatgatatgggatactcttgcttttaaccctgatgatatgagatattcttgctctagtatagcttgtttacagaggtattatcggggggaaaaaaagctgaatatttcgaaaggctttgttgggagtgccctctcagataagagaaagggttgagcatttttgcaggtctgcctgtccgttagggatggaagtcgacatatataggagtctccctaacatcaagtaataatgctattcctttaccctgcttggttatagcacggtagtgggagctgccagcttcacatgttttaactctgtcagagcactttgaaaaagtggtttgtggtatctggaaagctgatgttgcgtgtgaagattacagacctgtcgggggtctggctctcgagattcggagaacgatgcctcttcgatttttgagaaagcaatcctgctgggggtctggctctcgagattcggagagcggtgtctcttcgatttttgagaaagtaatcatgttgggagtctggctctcgagattcggagggcggtgcctcttcgattttggagcaagcaatcttgttgggagtgttttctcgaatgagagtaaaggttgggcatgtttgctagtctaccttgccacgaagcacagaggttgacacacagggactttccaattatccagcagtggtactgttcctttaccctctcttcgatttttgagaaagtaatcatgttgggagtctggctctcgagattctgagagcggtgcctcttcgattttggagcaagcaatcttgttaggagtgttttctcgaatatgagtaaaggttgggcatgtttgctagtctaccttgccacgaagcacagaggttgacacaccgggacttttcaattat encodes:
- the LOC103419345 gene encoding uncharacterized protein: MGDHQTQSLWRMRLCSALRTALACIIVGCTTLYGPPQLQKYLTYSSFSYITTILIVPDATVGDVMRSSWHVIFATAQVLVSSVLTLWLVEPKNFSVGVAAAAVALSAFVVALPESTHLMSKRIAFGQFVNVYVGTVIHGAQTGVVMHPLGVASSTALGALASVVAVLFPYPRLSYYEVCKSWRLYAGNASQRLTRFIEAIASRDKSGALELLSQGQSLSKEAAKLLHNITNNLETMVWERPHIKFLKPKYMDLGERLQETEVPLRGMEIALSSCSSHPVNLIDEELRGNLQSSEAHVRLRLLQAKYSLPSDATLAPESDREIFDKPLWTKKPTTKNHEDLPAFFFLYCMELLLENQPIARNPRNTRKPNQEPSDSQNQHLWNFKRVWRNIIPSRRSLIFALKCSLALGLAVLFGLLYNKENGYWSGLTIAISFVTGRQATFTVTNARVQGTALGSIYGILWFFIFHGLEKFRLLPLLPWIIICHFLRYSRMYGQAGGVSAAIGALLILGRDNYGAPSEFAIARIIEASIGLLCFLTVEIAFYPMRAATLAKNKLSQSMGVLRDSIEGVNLCAPASTGLRDKQRKLKSHVKELEKFIQEAETEPNCWFLPFKGSGYNQVLGSLSKIADLLLFVAYKTEFLAQVEQNFGGVWEELRQQMNADLGLLKEKINSPLRCLEEATSIKPLQVSETKSESDYHDSELGNPPRGFATLGTDDEEVETIVSNFLQHLQEVADKVHASNSEEKHKSQMVLCLTSLGFCIQSITRETMEMKKDVRKLVKFNAHT